From the Pectobacterium carotovorum genome, one window contains:
- a CDS encoding 3-phenylpropionate MFS transporter → MVLQSTRWLALSYFTYFFCYGVFLPFWGGWLKGEGLSAESIGMLLGAGLVARFVGSLVITPSVKDPSKLITVLRGLALLSLALAVGFWLGNAWLWLMIVMIGFNLFFAPLVPLTDALAATWQRQVVMDYGKVRVWGSIAFVIASAATGELVAIWGHPAILAILSAGLAVMLLGMLLRPSVMPQAATSTTQSVSVTPWKALLTEPAVWRFLLCVSLLQGAHAAYYGFSVIYWQDSGYSASIIGYLWSLGVVAEIVIFTFSQRLFRRWSARQLLLLSAVCGVVRWGLMGATVALPWLIVIQILHCGTFTVCHLAAMRFIAARSGGDILRLQAVYSALAMGGSIAVMTMVSGFLFEHLQGGTFWVMALLAVPALFIRPSVSHRAVVEKV, encoded by the coding sequence ATGGTTTTGCAATCGACGCGCTGGCTGGCGCTAAGCTATTTCACCTACTTTTTTTGCTATGGCGTTTTCCTGCCATTTTGGGGGGGATGGCTGAAAGGCGAGGGGCTGTCCGCCGAGTCAATCGGGATGCTGCTGGGGGCGGGTCTGGTGGCGCGTTTCGTCGGCAGTCTGGTCATCACGCCCAGCGTGAAAGATCCGTCCAAACTGATTACGGTATTACGTGGGCTGGCGTTGCTGTCACTGGCGCTGGCCGTTGGTTTCTGGCTGGGGAATGCCTGGCTGTGGCTGATGATCGTGATGATTGGGTTTAACCTGTTTTTCGCGCCACTGGTGCCGCTGACCGATGCATTAGCCGCGACCTGGCAGCGGCAGGTCGTGATGGATTACGGCAAGGTCCGGGTTTGGGGCTCGATCGCGTTTGTCATTGCTTCTGCGGCGACAGGCGAACTGGTCGCTATCTGGGGACACCCCGCGATTTTGGCAATTCTCAGCGCGGGGCTGGCCGTCATGCTGTTAGGCATGCTGCTTCGCCCTAGCGTAATGCCGCAAGCGGCAACGTCGACAACGCAGTCGGTTAGCGTGACGCCGTGGAAAGCCTTGCTGACCGAACCCGCAGTATGGCGTTTCCTGCTTTGCGTGTCGCTGCTGCAAGGTGCACACGCGGCGTACTATGGTTTCAGCGTCATTTATTGGCAGGATTCGGGCTATTCCGCCTCGATTATCGGCTATCTCTGGTCATTAGGCGTGGTCGCGGAAATTGTCATCTTTACCTTCAGCCAACGTCTGTTTCGGCGCTGGAGCGCCAGACAGCTTCTGTTGCTCTCAGCCGTGTGTGGCGTGGTGCGCTGGGGGCTAATGGGCGCGACGGTGGCTCTGCCGTGGCTGATTGTGATACAGATATTGCACTGTGGCACGTTCACCGTGTGCCATCTGGCCGCCATGCGCTTTATCGCAGCGCGTTCCGGTGGTGACATCCTGCGGCTACAGGCAGTGTATTCCGCGTTGGCAATGGGGGGAAGCATCGCGGTGATGACGATGGTATCCGGTTTCCTGTTTGAACATTTACAGGGCGGTACGTTCTGGGTGATGGCGCTGCTGGCGGTGCCAGCACTGTTTATTCGGCCTTCCGTCAGCCACCGTGCTGTGGTCGAAAAGGTCTAA
- a CDS encoding DUF1007 family protein, whose product MLHYNALKRRCGRITLLMTGLAFGQPVFAHPHSFIDMQTTVESQNDNITGLRMQWTMDPITSADLLYDAGKAKTDSEIWKKLAAEVMANVWGQHYFTDIYRDGQPVKYTLLPTEYHLSRKGNQAVLEFVLPLAHPQPLAGKPLLISTYDPTYFVDMSYKNDKAVKLAPELASRCKTTLVTPEPNAGLQSYALSLDKNDAPDEDMELGKQFAQRVTLQCQ is encoded by the coding sequence ATGTTACATTATAACGCTTTGAAACGCAGGTGCGGACGGATAACGTTGCTGATGACAGGCTTGGCATTCGGCCAACCCGTTTTCGCTCACCCACACAGTTTTATTGATATGCAGACGACAGTTGAGAGCCAGAACGACAACATCACCGGTTTACGTATGCAATGGACGATGGATCCCATCACGTCGGCCGATTTGCTGTATGACGCAGGAAAGGCGAAAACGGATTCTGAAATCTGGAAAAAACTGGCGGCGGAAGTCATGGCTAATGTCTGGGGGCAGCACTATTTCACCGATATCTATCGTGATGGTCAGCCCGTGAAATATACGCTGCTGCCAACCGAGTATCACCTTTCCCGCAAAGGCAATCAGGCGGTACTGGAGTTTGTATTACCGCTGGCGCATCCACAGCCGCTAGCCGGAAAGCCTTTACTGATTTCTACCTACGATCCTACTTATTTTGTTGATATGTCGTATAAAAATGATAAGGCTGTGAAACTTGCACCTGAGCTAGCCTCGCGCTGTAAAACCACGCTCGTCACGCCGGAACCTAACGCTGGACTGCAATCCTATGCGCTGTCGCTGGATAAGAATGATGCGCCGGATGAAGATATGGAGCTGGGTAAACAGTTTGCACAGCGGGTGACGTTGCAATGTCAGTGA
- a CDS encoding methyl-accepting chemotaxis protein, translated as MNITQRLLLTFSLMSLALISLVIVTLSLLSGFQSRFEYVQDNAIPSIKDLNSLVDKSNSLVLFLYRHQTTDDDRKLPAIEQDINRTIEEIKQLNEYYLINDASSEEDRQLTNTAIDLTKKLQASLPVFINASKANQNEIALGLLQGAGGPGEAVRNLLANYRKQFDLNVEMGDALRQVNQRIYEQTWFGLLSGTLLVLLLIGFFAVRTILGIRKSLNNMSQTMESVSTHLDLTIQADDRRKDEVGNTARAFNSLMNRVSSALASVSASSQSVSSAATQIAAGNEDLSSRTEEQAASLEQTAASMTEISETVRQNAENTQQASLLAGNASRISINSADSVNTMLNTMEHIRTSSGKITDIIALIEGIAFQTNILALNAAVEAARAGEQGRGFAVVAGEVRTLAQRSSTAAREIKDLIDSSNSLVSTGVEQASDVGKNMSAMKDAIQQVTDLVNEIAAATEEQSRGISQVHQAVNQMDDVTQQNASLVEEASAASQSLQEQASTLSQLVGQFIVGQMTPMALASASASVLPGISAPRLSPVRKKSAVAQDEADWQRF; from the coding sequence ATGAATATCACGCAACGCTTGCTGCTGACGTTTTCACTAATGTCGCTAGCACTTATCTCATTAGTTATAGTCACTTTATCATTGTTATCAGGGTTCCAGTCTCGTTTTGAATATGTTCAAGACAATGCGATTCCGAGCATCAAAGATTTAAATAGTCTGGTGGATAAAAGCAATTCGCTGGTGCTTTTCTTGTATCGTCACCAGACCACGGATGACGATCGTAAGCTGCCCGCGATCGAGCAGGACATCAATAGAACCATTGAGGAAATAAAGCAACTCAATGAGTACTACCTGATAAATGATGCTTCCAGCGAGGAGGATCGACAACTGACCAACACGGCGATTGATCTGACCAAAAAGTTACAGGCGTCGCTACCCGTTTTTATTAACGCGTCAAAGGCGAACCAAAACGAGATCGCGCTTGGTTTGCTACAGGGAGCGGGCGGGCCTGGAGAAGCGGTGCGTAACTTGCTCGCCAATTACCGTAAACAGTTCGATCTGAATGTTGAAATGGGCGACGCGCTGCGTCAGGTGAATCAACGGATCTATGAACAAACGTGGTTTGGTCTGCTATCCGGTACGTTATTGGTGTTGCTGTTGATCGGCTTTTTTGCAGTGAGAACCATTCTGGGCATCAGAAAGAGCTTGAACAATATGAGTCAAACGATGGAAAGCGTTAGCACCCATCTCGACCTGACGATTCAAGCTGACGATCGGCGCAAGGATGAAGTGGGAAATACCGCCCGCGCCTTTAATAGCCTGATGAATCGGGTCTCTTCGGCGCTGGCTTCGGTGAGTGCTTCATCGCAGTCGGTGAGCAGCGCGGCAACGCAGATTGCAGCAGGCAATGAAGATTTGTCATCCCGCACCGAAGAACAGGCCGCTTCGCTGGAACAAACCGCTGCCAGTATGACGGAAATCAGCGAGACGGTGCGCCAGAACGCGGAGAACACGCAACAGGCGAGCCTGCTGGCGGGGAACGCTAGCCGGATTTCCATCAATAGTGCGGATTCGGTCAACACGATGCTGAATACGATGGAACATATTCGCACCAGCTCAGGCAAGATCACCGACATCATTGCTCTTATCGAAGGCATTGCCTTTCAGACCAATATTCTTGCCCTAAATGCGGCGGTAGAAGCGGCGCGCGCCGGTGAGCAGGGGCGCGGTTTTGCGGTGGTTGCGGGTGAAGTTCGCACGCTGGCACAGCGTTCGTCCACGGCGGCGCGTGAAATCAAGGATTTGATTGATTCCTCAAACTCGCTGGTATCGACAGGCGTTGAACAAGCCAGCGATGTAGGGAAAAACATGTCGGCGATGAAAGACGCGATCCAGCAGGTGACGGATTTGGTGAATGAAATCGCGGCGGCAACCGAGGAACAAAGCCGGGGTATCAGTCAGGTGCATCAGGCCGTCAACCAGATGGATGATGTGACTCAGCAAAACGCCTCATTGGTGGAGGAAGCTTCTGCGGCATCGCAGTCGCTACAAGAGCAGGCAAGCACGCTGAGCCAACTGGTGGGGCAGTTCATTGTGGGACAGATGACCCCTATGGCGCTGGCTTCCGCTTCTGCATCCGTGCTACCGGGAATATCCGCGCCGCGCCTTTCGCCCGTGAGGAAAAAAAGTGCTGTTGCTCAGGATGAAGCGGACTGGCAGCGTTTCTGA
- the hmpA gene encoding NO-inducible flavohemoprotein: MLDNHTIAIVKSTIPLLAETGPKLTAHFYDRMFTHNPELKDIFNMSNQRNGDQREALFNAICAYATNIENLAALLPAVERIAQKHASFNIQADQYQIVGNHLLATLDEMFSPGQDVLDAWGKAYGVLANVFIQREGDIYRNTEAKNGGWSGVRPFRIVNKQPQSAVITSFTLEPTDGQPIADFQPGQYLAVYIKHDSFANQEIRQYSLTHAPNGKSYRIAVKREAQGTVSGYLHDTAREGDIIHLAAPHGDFFLDIPASTPVALISGGVGQTPMLGMLHTLKQQDHQAKVLWLHAAENGTAHAFADEIKQAGQSLPQFQHHIWYREPQQADRPGEDYHHSGLMQLASLKDELTTPDMHYYLCGPVVFMQFIAQQLLAMGIPAEQLHYECFGPHKVV; this comes from the coding sequence ATGCTGGATAACCACACTATCGCCATTGTTAAATCAACCATTCCTCTGCTGGCGGAAACCGGCCCGAAACTGACCGCACACTTCTACGATCGCATGTTTACGCATAACCCTGAGCTCAAAGATATTTTTAACATGAGTAACCAGCGCAATGGCGATCAGCGAGAAGCGTTGTTCAATGCCATCTGTGCTTATGCGACGAATATTGAAAATCTGGCCGCGCTGCTGCCTGCGGTTGAGCGTATCGCCCAGAAGCACGCCAGCTTTAACATTCAGGCCGATCAGTATCAGATCGTGGGTAATCACTTATTGGCAACGCTGGATGAAATGTTTAGCCCAGGGCAGGACGTGCTGGACGCCTGGGGTAAAGCCTATGGCGTGCTGGCGAATGTCTTCATTCAGCGCGAAGGCGATATCTACCGCAACACCGAAGCGAAAAACGGCGGCTGGAGCGGTGTACGACCTTTCCGTATTGTGAACAAGCAGCCACAAAGTGCCGTGATTACCAGCTTCACGTTGGAACCCACCGACGGCCAGCCGATTGCTGATTTTCAACCGGGCCAATATCTGGCGGTTTACATCAAGCATGACAGTTTTGCCAATCAGGAGATTCGCCAATACTCTCTGACTCACGCACCAAATGGAAAATCCTACCGGATTGCGGTGAAACGTGAAGCACAGGGCACCGTTTCCGGCTATCTGCATGATACCGCACGCGAAGGCGACATCATTCATCTGGCAGCTCCGCACGGTGATTTCTTCCTTGATATCCCCGCCTCCACACCGGTGGCCCTGATTTCCGGCGGCGTGGGGCAAACCCCTATGCTGGGCATGCTGCATACGCTCAAACAGCAAGATCATCAGGCAAAGGTGTTATGGCTGCATGCGGCAGAAAACGGCACGGCGCATGCGTTTGCGGATGAAATCAAACAAGCGGGACAGTCACTGCCGCAGTTCCAGCACCACATCTGGTATCGAGAACCGCAGCAGGCCGATCGTCCGGGCGAAGATTATCACCACAGCGGACTGATGCAGTTGGCCTCGCTAAAAGATGAATTAACCACGCCAGATATGCACTATTACCTGTGCGGCCCTGTGGTTTTCATGCAGTTTATCGCACAGCAACTGCTGGCCATGGGTATCCCGGCTGAACAGCTACATTACGAATGTTTTGGTCCGCATAAAGTTGTCTAA
- the glyA gene encoding serine hydroxymethyltransferase has translation MLKREMNIADYDADLWQAMEQEVVRQEEHIELIASENYTSPRVMQAQGSQLTNKYAEGYPGKRYYGGCEYVDVVEQLAIDRAKALFGADYANVQPHSGSQANFAVYTALLQPGDTILGMNLAHGGHLTHGSPVNLSGKLYNVIPYGIDESGKIDYDEMAELARTHKPKMIVGGFSAYSGVVDWAKMREIADSIGAYLFVDMAHVAGLIAADVYPNPVPHAHIVTTTTHKTLAGPRGGLILAKGGDEELYKKLNSAVFPGGQGGPLMHVIAGKAVALKEAMEPEFKVYQQQVAKNAKAMVEVFLSRGFNVVSGGTSNHLFLLDLVSKNLTGKDADAALGRANITVNKNSVPNDPKSPFVTSGIRIGTPAATRRGFKEAEVRELAGWICDVLDNINDEATIERVKQKVLDICARFPVYA, from the coding sequence ATGTTAAAGCGTGAAATGAACATTGCCGATTATGATGCCGACCTGTGGCAAGCAATGGAGCAAGAAGTGGTGCGTCAGGAAGAGCACATTGAACTGATTGCATCAGAAAACTACACCAGCCCACGCGTTATGCAGGCTCAAGGGTCTCAGCTGACGAACAAGTATGCTGAAGGTTATCCGGGCAAACGTTACTACGGCGGCTGTGAGTATGTTGACGTCGTTGAGCAGTTGGCGATCGATCGTGCGAAAGCGCTGTTCGGTGCAGATTATGCCAACGTGCAGCCGCACTCCGGTTCTCAGGCTAACTTTGCCGTTTACACCGCGCTGCTGCAGCCGGGCGACACCATTCTGGGTATGAACCTGGCGCACGGTGGTCACCTGACGCACGGTTCTCCGGTTAACCTGTCGGGCAAACTGTATAACGTTATTCCTTACGGTATCGATGAAAGCGGCAAAATTGACTACGACGAAATGGCGGAACTGGCGCGTACGCACAAGCCAAAAATGATCGTCGGCGGTTTCTCTGCCTACTCTGGCGTGGTTGATTGGGCGAAGATGCGTGAAATTGCTGACAGCATCGGCGCTTACCTGTTTGTCGATATGGCGCACGTTGCAGGTCTGATTGCCGCTGATGTTTACCCTAACCCGGTTCCTCATGCTCATATCGTGACCACGACGACGCACAAAACGCTGGCTGGCCCACGCGGTGGTCTGATTCTAGCGAAAGGCGGCGACGAAGAGCTGTACAAAAAGCTGAACTCTGCTGTTTTCCCTGGTGGCCAGGGTGGTCCGTTGATGCACGTTATCGCGGGTAAAGCGGTTGCGCTGAAAGAAGCCATGGAGCCTGAATTTAAGGTTTATCAGCAGCAGGTTGCGAAAAACGCCAAAGCGATGGTTGAAGTCTTCCTGTCACGTGGTTTCAACGTCGTTTCTGGTGGAACCAGCAACCACTTGTTCCTGCTGGATCTGGTTAGCAAAAACCTGACCGGTAAAGACGCTGATGCTGCACTGGGTCGCGCGAATATCACCGTAAACAAAAACAGCGTGCCTAACGATCCGAAGAGCCCGTTTGTGACTTCCGGTATCCGTATCGGTACGCCAGCGGCAACCCGTCGCGGCTTTAAAGAAGCGGAAGTGCGTGAACTGGCTGGCTGGATCTGTGATGTGTTGGATAACATCAACGACGAAGCGACCATTGAGCGCGTGAAACAGAAAGTTCTGGATATCTGCGCCCGCTTCCCGGTTTACGCATAA
- a CDS encoding nickel/cobalt transporter, which yields MSVNLGSLPRRRPLLSRLRDLWPLWLFLVLLASALHYIVGYWPQIVLQSAIWQKSLHQQMSHLLQMVEQQPHQAGLSLMMFSLVYGVLHAVGPGHGKVVIMTYLATHPSKLKSSLKLTLAASLVQGLMAVALVTVVLGILQLSSRTLHNSSFWMEKGSFVLVAGLGLLLCFRALKQLYTVLVQQPKPATILRVTQLNVPTNRRMMLRPVSAPLPSLHQHDTDCGCGHRHLPSNEELERDSSWRTRLMIVLAMGMRPCSGAILVLLFSKVIGVYLWGVASALVMAAGTAITISALAVLVFYCRRVVERLGANRASPVWQRATFSLLAFAGGLILVGSGVLLYLSAQPAMMGGIRPFSG from the coding sequence ATGTCAGTGAACCTCGGTTCGCTGCCGCGCCGGCGTCCGCTGTTGAGTCGGCTGCGCGATCTGTGGCCGCTGTGGCTGTTTTTGGTGCTGCTGGCCTCGGCGCTGCATTACATCGTGGGGTACTGGCCGCAAATCGTGCTGCAAAGCGCGATCTGGCAGAAATCGCTGCATCAGCAAATGTCGCACCTGTTGCAAATGGTGGAACAGCAGCCGCATCAGGCAGGGCTGAGTCTGATGATGTTCAGTCTGGTCTATGGCGTGCTTCATGCCGTCGGGCCGGGGCACGGTAAAGTGGTCATCATGACCTATCTGGCGACACATCCATCGAAGCTGAAAAGCAGCCTGAAGTTGACGCTTGCGGCGTCGCTGGTTCAAGGACTGATGGCGGTAGCGCTGGTGACGGTGGTATTAGGGATCTTGCAGCTATCCAGCCGAACGTTGCACAACAGCAGTTTCTGGATGGAAAAAGGGAGCTTCGTGCTGGTGGCGGGGCTGGGGCTTTTGCTCTGTTTCCGCGCATTGAAACAGCTGTATACCGTCCTCGTACAGCAGCCTAAACCCGCGACTATTTTGCGTGTCACCCAGCTTAACGTACCAACTAATAGACGTATGATGCTTCGCCCGGTGTCTGCACCGCTCCCTTCTTTGCACCAGCACGATACCGACTGTGGTTGCGGGCACCGCCATCTCCCGAGCAATGAGGAACTTGAGCGCGATAGCAGCTGGCGTACGCGTCTGATGATTGTGCTGGCGATGGGAATGCGCCCCTGTTCAGGCGCTATCCTGGTGCTGCTTTTCTCTAAAGTGATCGGCGTCTATCTGTGGGGCGTCGCTTCTGCGCTGGTGATGGCTGCCGGAACGGCGATCACGATCTCGGCGCTGGCCGTGTTGGTTTTTTACTGCCGTCGCGTCGTGGAGCGTTTAGGGGCAAATCGGGCATCGCCCGTATGGCAGCGTGCGACGTTTTCTCTTCTGGCATTTGCCGGCGGGCTGATTTTGGTTGGCTCCGGCGTCCTGCTTTACCTCAGCGCACAGCCCGCGATGATGGGCGGTATTCGGCCATTCTCCGGCTAA
- a CDS encoding ABC transporter substrate-binding protein, protein MKKWLFSVVVLLGLSASAVASANPIVIEDVSGRKVEIKSEVKRIILGEGRQIYLLAAFDTEAPFQRVVGWRDDLPKADYDGYMAYEKQYPEIKKLPTFGGAKDGTFNVEQALTLKPDLVLMNLESKAATDEGKLIEKLNSLGIPVVFIDFREKPFENAEKSIHIMGQLVGKPQRAEEIIKFRREQIELVTDRLKNYQGPRPKVMIDRAGGYDEECCMSFGDENFGRMVEAAGGDNIAKNIIPGTFGTLNPEQIISSRPDVVVVTGANWKNYNTANGWVGVGPGADQKEALQRLQKLMERSAFKTLPVATDGNAHAIWHQFYDSPYQFVAIQVLAKWMHPELFKDIDPDATFRTFHEKFLPLPYQPGYWVTLPAKK, encoded by the coding sequence ATGAAGAAATGGCTGTTCTCAGTCGTTGTTTTGTTGGGGCTGAGTGCGAGCGCTGTCGCCAGCGCTAACCCGATTGTTATTGAAGACGTTAGTGGCAGGAAGGTAGAAATTAAATCCGAAGTGAAGCGGATTATTTTAGGGGAAGGTCGACAGATTTATCTGCTGGCTGCCTTTGATACCGAGGCTCCGTTCCAGCGCGTGGTTGGCTGGCGTGACGATCTGCCAAAAGCGGATTACGACGGCTATATGGCTTATGAAAAACAATACCCGGAAATCAAAAAGCTGCCAACCTTCGGCGGAGCGAAAGACGGCACCTTCAACGTCGAGCAGGCGCTGACGCTGAAACCGGATTTGGTGTTGATGAATCTGGAGTCAAAAGCGGCGACGGATGAAGGCAAGTTAATTGAGAAACTCAATTCGCTGGGTATTCCGGTCGTGTTTATCGATTTCCGCGAGAAGCCGTTTGAGAACGCTGAGAAAAGCATTCACATCATGGGCCAATTGGTTGGTAAACCACAGCGTGCGGAAGAGATTATTAAATTCCGCCGTGAGCAGATTGAGCTGGTCACCGATCGGTTGAAGAACTATCAGGGTCCACGCCCGAAAGTGATGATCGACCGCGCGGGCGGCTATGATGAAGAGTGCTGCATGTCATTCGGTGATGAGAACTTTGGCCGTATGGTTGAGGCCGCTGGCGGTGACAACATTGCCAAGAACATCATCCCCGGCACGTTTGGCACGCTGAACCCTGAGCAGATTATCAGCTCTCGCCCGGATGTCGTGGTGGTGACCGGAGCGAACTGGAAAAACTACAACACGGCGAATGGCTGGGTTGGCGTTGGGCCAGGAGCCGATCAGAAAGAAGCGCTGCAACGTCTGCAAAAACTGATGGAGCGTTCAGCATTTAAAACGCTGCCAGTAGCAACTGATGGTAATGCCCATGCAATCTGGCATCAGTTCTATGACAGCCCGTATCAGTTTGTGGCGATTCAGGTATTAGCAAAATGGATGCACCCGGAGCTGTTTAAGGATATCGATCCTGACGCGACGTTCCGTACCTTCCATGAGAAGTTCCTGCCGCTGCCGTATCAGCCAGGCTACTGGGTCACGCTGCCAGCGAAGAAATAA